In Mercenaria mercenaria strain notata chromosome 14, MADL_Memer_1, whole genome shotgun sequence, the following are encoded in one genomic region:
- the LOC123526596 gene encoding PDZ and LIM domain protein 5-like codes for MSRLVELRRYNTSQPWGFKMQGGTDVGMPLFVAHVSPNSIAGQSGLKAGDAILLIGSADVVGFTHEQARGEMLRCGNDVNLTVQSGIINPPAGSVVEEERPRMSVSDSDSPYQDVTSKTFKVLENELPKAESSGARPASIFDKKRQSRSAYTKTDQSGYTKPFGQQ; via the exons ATGTCTCGACTTGTTGAATTAAGGAGATATAATACTAGTCAGCCCTGGGGTTTCAAAATGCAGGGTGGTACGGACGTCGGAATGCCACTTTTCGTCGCtcat GTTTCTCCGAACAGTATCGCTGGACAGTCCGGGTTGAAAGCTGGTGACGCTATACTACTGATCGGTAGTGCTGATGTTGTTGGATTCACTCACGAGCAAGCCAGAGGTGAAATGCTCCGCTGTGGCAACGATGTAAACCTTACCGTTCAAAG TGGAATCATCAACCCGCCAGCAGGGTCTGTGGTTGAAGAGGAACGTCCCCGGATGTCAGTCAGTGACAGTGATAGCCCATACCAAGACGTTAcatcaaaaacatttaaagtgtTAGAGAACGAACTACCAAAGGCTGAATCATCAG GTGCAAGACCAGCGTCCATATTTGACAAGAAAAGACAGAGTAGGTCAGCGTACACCAAAACTGACCAGTCCGGTTACACCAAACCTTTCGGTCAACAATAA